In Gymnogyps californianus isolate 813 chromosome 1, ASM1813914v2, whole genome shotgun sequence, the following are encoded in one genomic region:
- the PKDREJ gene encoding polycystin family receptor for egg jelly has translation MTALHLLLLQLLGCCPQGSRTSSPRLQPPPLLVTCWGPHGQVSQRQDNRHWVSCLWNSTMNLRYQPAPGARPEAERKEGRPPPPPRCFWYLNSAWVKNTSRWSGQIMLQTGLLPESGPLPVASSLLTVQCSSASCAAPECFHHNVSIEMSGQDMRLFVLWPQTHLIHAWQPVELGWCARLKSASWQYRFSSQGGSPSTLLLPSSEHEDTPPPAIYPTAELQQTCATYYSYRLTVRYRHHGLHVASVSIEQMPQISLSLSLKVEPDLLHVLSIGSKLLSVPQQPLSLSWRLQPLTLRTLAYRLVDTQAIGGWLRSYSSFTLQSNFCAIPTPQSLDEMVVASIYFHVDGKRFEELTGELHLLNGTLSLTAGRETPTHVNLHPGKTNSSTYIFRYKHGTFYTTKEKNSLISTVGPNTRTVFYQHKELSYLLSVEFVAFQWYKFNMYLYMNKKRALFRSLAERDLEVHVFSSGHPFLQSFTYLVWFIPAQHPMLQCEWTFHLQLFGTRKDHLLQNSTYTYNDHVRNATRFVRRSALPFDPEKYTGFVAKVNCTRSALTPALLSVRVNNYAAKTIEAPVSCQKEACYIDTVQIQKPVLHTSVLRQKRGTSFYLFVRLLVDCNVGISIKPLWRIYPVQDTITAPNWTKPINSSLMYGVEMIRLTVPSFTLDYGLYLFYFTVAITPIRTTTVLRGSDKVYVQIESTDLVANIAGGTFRTVGFSDNWTLDGSASYDPDSQEGLKGITFTWYCTKEVSDYKNMKVSPEKRCHPGQRDLKWLTSSGPIQAMPPESLPGNTIYYFRLAIQKDRRRSYADQTVDVQPGSPLLLDVACLENCGSTLIPTERFTLSGRCLNCRTNSQPVYYWSLFSENATEISFDWSSRTSTGRSGAYLSIHALTFTKTAHRSYILLLKVTTWDGRSSIYRHAFKVNSPPRAGKCTINPHGGTAFLTKFVVQCSGFSDSNLPLTYKVIVASDVPKTTQITSVEENTFGTILYFGYQPKSPPSFLPIGVPSQKYTLTLYVQVRDSLGAFTQVSLYVRVRNPVNSRPLAVVFHELLASVSGLSAPMTSYLQTGDYFSAGYLAYLAASVLNYIKAPPTLQLPKAQFRESLIKTALNISVESTMEINQVVASLSQVTEEADEVNVRSQDLAIKKLTEVTGVLKIQRNESHWSEEAEIQTSGILRCLSNILRAALLHRRNVNVSGVKQVFSIMENLTEIVFQGKVPGETETLMETKHWNITLKKDETWNIANAFSTRNACRNCFYPSLKKGNYSGLPHDAVISTALFEFDENPFPWLGYTSEIATMVLGFKMAETKANGDLLGIVPEGAEITIARKDKESSTFQLAMGPDKTQAYTTGGFSFEVNRNTKSIYIQILTKLKVTFKVLVFTGANVTHAHPIASFAAFHNMPTVASKNETDSADCNIKAPYIICLPESLLTATAQGSGTDTHNISIVLLTPYVVRYQTQRLVSIHVFSDQCLFLDGVRSLWREDTCRLGSLTDWQRVHCVCNMKRSRRSLSVHTASNASTFDIRFLAAKVIVTPNTVDLGKTLIADIPKNPVTLLTVLFIFAVYFLLSLWAMRKDRADRESKDKIIVLPDNDPFDKVSFLVTLYTGSRWGAGTKADVFLQLIGQNGMSDVHCLRHPHFPSFQQGSTDCFLLTTKEDLGDICSFRVWHNNKGPSPSWFLSRAKVENTSTGKTWFFMCRKWLSLDKGDHSLERTFSVTNPKIPLPRIDYFLINLANSLTEGHLWLSIFAHVLTGTFSRLQRLSSCLAILLLNLLVNIMFFNADKNEESPIHLRYLRSITVGIECALVTIPVEMIIIALFKYSQKEPSPHGVAQMDPKLGSPLLSGNLKKWKERLQKLYLSETSAQSRNISPLENLPGPSDSQSPPCSRKTRSKGAPQNWSNCTVSERDANVIGTEEQTITANSSPVAKACPRRPPSNSTFSNNYAGEEGNFQKESKPLSITSTPFRKRPRIVFWWWCVYLSWALVIAVTGLSSFFIVLYGLSYGYQTSLEWLLASAISFIENVFLISILKISFFSAMSTIRPKYCENITWLTQEKYSEIKLVKEMMSADEMREMHLKLAKVRGTKQYKPLEADEIANLLKRAKIKVKAFIFTKGFISHLVFLTLLLNFGYSTEKVNSFHYNRFIHNQFSPRLSSVDKLEHIYVWVKDLFLPLIHNDIQPTFLPESWSKIIGLPRMRQVRAKGTEKKCFHPHSFVNNFVISKSHCLHKYGSDIPEKGDYAGTWTKVANQSVSKDASSYGGFTYQRNRTPWMYYSYGDLHTYGPAGYTFYFFPGEGRSNSTTRLDALQQSNWLDEKTWAVIIELTTFNTDTDLFCTISVVFEMSDFGIIKPSLSVHSFALPIFHQQTKAQMFVFVIVLAFLFIYIADELHIIGQEKKDYIKNISNVINFGLKSAFLLFVFLKVIKFKVGADIVKFYLLHPNDFIYFHAVSHLDQILRITMGFLAFLVVLKTLKYSQFFYDVRLAQRSILAALPGISSMALVVVLYFFVFMAFGYLVFGQHEWNYNNMIHSAQTIFSYCVSAFRDTAFSSNRLLGGLFLASFMLVMICVLINLFQAVIMSAYGEMKQPVYEEPSDEAQAVTFVLQRLRRIFYLLICKTSKTSEPDLFHSVLYGQPERKHQRHLGLKNRKINGKKMVYLVI, from the coding sequence ATGACAGCGCTccatcttctcctccttcagctGCTTGGCTGCTGCCCCCAAGGCTCCAGGACCTCCTCTCCCCGTCTCCAGCCACCACCCCTGCTGGTCACCTGCTGGGGCCCTCATGGACAAGTCTCTCAACGGCAGGACAACAGGCACTGGGTCTCATGCCTGTGGAACAGCACCATGAACCTGCGTTACCAGCCTGCCCCAGGAGCAAGAccagaggcagagaggaaagaggggCGGCCGCCACCCCCACCTCGCTGCTTCTGGTACCTGAACTCGGCCTGGGTGAAGAACACCTCACGCTGGTCAGGCCAGATCATGCTGCAGACAGGCCTCCTACCAGAAAGCGGTCCTCTACCCGTGGCCTCCAGCCTCCTTACAGTGCAATGCTCATCTGCTTCATGCGCTGCACCCGAGTGCTTTCACCACAACGTGAGCATCGAGATGTCTGGGCAGGATATGCGGCTGTTCGTGCTTTGGCCGCAGACACACCTGATCCACGCATGGCAGCCAGTAGAGCTGGGCTGGTGTGCACGTCTCAAGAGTGCCAGCTGGCAGTACCGCTTCAGCAGCCAGGGAGGCAGCCCCTCTactcttctccttcccagcagtGAGCACGAAGACACGCCACCACCTGCTATCTACCCAACAGCCGAGTTGCAACAGACCTGTGCCACCTACTACAGCTACCGCTTGACTGTGCGCTACAGGCACCATGGGCTCCACGTTGCTTCGGTCAGCATCGAGCAGATGCCTCAGATAAGTCTCAGCCTCTCTCTCAAGGTAGAGCCTGACTTGCTGCATGTCCTCAGCATTGGCTCCAAGCTCCTTAGTGTTCCTCAACAgcccctcagcctctcctggaGGCTTCAGCCCCTTACCCTGAGGACACTGGCCTACAGACTTGTGGACACGCAGGCTATAGGAGGTTGGCTCCGTTCCTACAGTTCCTTTACTCTGCAGAGCAACTTCTGTGCCATTCCCACACCTCAGAGCCTGGATGAGATGGTGGTGGCCAGCATTTACTTTCATGTTGATGGAAAGAGGTTCGAGGAATTGACGGGAGAACTACATCTACTCAATGGTACCCTGAGCCTAACTGCAGGCAGAGAAACTCCCACCCATGTCAACCTTCACCCAGGGAAGACCAACAGTAGTACTTACATTTTCAGATACAAGCACGGAACGTTTTAcacaaccaaagaaaaaaacagccttATTTCCACAGTTGGCCCTAACACGCGCACTGTGTTCTACCAACACAAGGAGCTCTCCTACTTACTCTCCGTAGAGTTTGTGGCCTTCCAGTGGTACAAGTTCAATATGTACCTTTATATGAATAAGAAGAGGGCTTTGTTTAGgtctctggcagaaagagaCCTTGAAGTCCATGTTTTCAGCAGCGGccatccttttctgcagagctttaCTTATTTAGTGTGGTTTATCCCTGCACAACATCCGATGCTACAGTGCGAGTGGACCTTCCATCTGCAGCTTTTTGGAACACGAAAAGACCACCTTCTCCAGAATAGCACATACACATACAATGATCACGTAAGAAACGCCACACGTTTTGTCCGTCGATCTGCTTTGCCCTTCGATCCAGAGAAATACACGGGGTTTGTGGCAAAAGTGAACTGTACCAGAAGTGCACTTACACCAGCTCTTTTAAGCGTCAGAGTCAACAACTATGCTGCAAAAACCATAGAAGCACCAGTGTCTTGCCAGAAAGAAGCCTGTTACATAGACACTGTGCAGATTCAGAAACCTGTTCTTCATACCTCTGTCCTGCGCCAGAAAAGGGGGACATCTTTTTACCTCTTTGTCAGATTGCTAGTAGACTGCAACGTTGGTATATCTATCAAGCCCTTGTGGCGAATCTATCCTGTTCAGGACACAATAACTGCTCCGAACTGGACAAAACCAATAAACTCTTCTTTGATGTATGGCGTAGAAATGATACGCTTAACTGTTCCCAGTTTTACTTTAGATTACGGGTtgtatctgttttatttcactgttgcAATAACCCCGATTAGGACAACAACAGTCCTCAGGGGCTCAGATAAAGTTTATGTTCAGATTGAGAGCACCGATCTAGTGGCAAATATTGCAGGAGGCACGTTCCGCACAGTGGGTTTTTCTGATAATTGGACTCTTGATGGCTCTGCATCCTACGATCCTGATTCACAGGAAGGACTAAAGGGAATCACATTTACTTGGTACTGCACTAAAGAGGTGTCAGActataaaaacatgaaagtCAGCCCGGAAAAGAGATGCCATCCAGGCCAGAGGGATTTGAAATGGTTAACATCCTCAGGTCCAATTCAAGCAATGCCACCAGAATCCCTCCCAGGAAACACCATATACTACTTTCGTCTAGCAATTCAAAAGGACAGAAGGAGGAGTTATGCCGACCAAACTGTGGATGTACAGCCTGGCTCCCCACTCCTTCTGGATGTGGCATGCCTTGAAAACTGTGGTAGCACTCTAATTCCAACAGAGAGATTTACCTTGTCTGGAAGATGCCTAAACTGTAGAACAAACAGCCAGCCAGTCTACTATTGGTcccttttttcagaaaatgctacagaaattaGCTTTGACTGGTCTTCCAGAACGTCAACGGGGAGGTCTGGGGCTTATCTGTCTATACATGCTCTGACTTTTACAAAGACTGCACATCGATCCTACATACTTCTGTTAAAAGTTACTACCTGGGATGGTAGGTCCTCAATCTACAGACATGCATTTAAGGTAAATTCTCCTCCTAGGGCTGGCAAGTGTACCATCAACCCACACGGGGGCACAGCCTTTCTGACAAAATTTGTTGTTCAGTGCAGCGGATTTTCTGACAGCAATTTACCTCTGACATATAAAGTGATAGTAGCTTCCGATGTACCCAAAACTACCCAAATAACTTCTGTGGAGGAAAATACATTTGGCACAATTCTGTACTTTGGTTATCAGCCTAAAAGTCCTCCATCTTTTCTCCCAATTGGAGTGCCCTCTCAGAAGTACACCTTGACACTTTACGTTCAAGTCCGCGATTCCCTTGGAGCATTTACCCAAGTGAGTTTATATGTCCGTGTGCGGAACCCAGTTAACAGTCGACCACTAGCTGTTGTGTTTCATGAACTGCTGGCCTCAGTGAGCGGTTTAAGTGCACCGATGACATCTTATCTCCAGACCGGAGATTATTTTAGTGCGGGTTATTTGGCTTATCTAGCAGCCTCAGTCTTAAACTATATTAAAGCCCCACCAACTCTCCAGCTCCCTAAGGCTCAGTTTCGGGAAAGCCTGATTAAAACAGCCCTGAATATTTCAGTTGAGAGCACAATGGAAATCAACCAAGTAGTTGCTTCTCTTTCTCAAGTCACAGAGGAAGCTGATGAAGTGAACGTTAGATCACAAGACCTTGCCATTAAGAAACTGACAGAAGTAACAGGAGTGCTGAAGATACAGAGGAATGAGAGCCACTGGTCTGAGGAAGCAGAAATTCAGACCAGTGGAATACTAAGATGCTTGTCCAACATCCTGAGAGCTGCTCTTCTGCATCGCAGGAATGTCAATGTAAGTGGAGTTAAACAAGTCTTCTCCATCATGGAAAATTTAACGGAGATAGTTTTCCAGGGCAAAGTCCCTGGAGAAACAGAAACTCtaatggaaacaaaacactgGAATATCACTCTGAAGAAAGATGAAACCTGGAACATTGCAAATGCTTTCTCTACCAGAAATGCTTGCAGGAATTGCTTTTACCCATCactgaaaaagggaaattattCAGGATTGCCCCATGATGCTGTGATTTCCACTGCCCTTTTTGAGTTTGATGAGAACCCCTTCCCTTGGTTAGGTTACACATCAGAAATCGCAACAATGGTCTTGGGGTTTAAAATGGCAGAGACCAAGGCTAATGGGGATCTACTAGGGATCGTGCCTGAAGGAGCAGAAATTACTATTGCTAGGAAAGATAAGGAATCTTCAACTTTTCAGTTAGCAATGGGACCCGATAAAACACAAGCTTACACAACTGGAGGATTTAGttttgaagtcaacagaaataCCAAGAGTATATACATCCAGATCCtgacaaaattaaaagttaCTTTCAAGGTGCTAGTATTCACAGGCGCCAACGTCACTCATGCTCATCCCATAGCCTCGTTTGCTGCTTTTCACAACATGCCAACAGTTGCAAGCAAAAATGAGACAGATAGTGCTGACTGTAACATTAAGGCTCCCTATATTATCTGTCTCCCAGAGTCATTGCTGACAGCCACGGCTCAAGGAAGCGGTACAGACACTCATAACATCTCCATTGTCTTGCTGACACCTTATGTCGTAAGGTATCAAACCCAGAGACTGGTGAGCATACACGTTTTTAGTGATCAGTGCTTATTTCTGGATGGGGTTCGAAGTCTGTGGAGAGAAGACACGTGCAGGCTTGGCTCCTTGACCGACTGGCAGAGGGTACACTGTGTCTGCAATATGAAGCGGAGTCGCAGAAGTCTGTCAGTTCACACTGCGTCAAATGCATCCACGTTTGACATCAGGTTCCTGGCAGCCAAAGTAATAGTTACCCCCAACACAGTAGATCTGGGAAAAACCCTGATAGCAGACATACCTAAAAACCCAGTGACTCTCTTAACAGtgctctttatttttgctgtctacTTTCTTTTGTCCCTCTGGGCCATGAGAAAAGACAGGGCTGACAGGGAGAGCAAAGACAAGATTATAGTTCTGCCAGACAACGACCCCTTTGATAAAGTGAGCTTTTTGGTCACTTTATACACAGGCAGTCGCTGGGGAGCTGGAACCAAAGCAGATGTCTTTCTTCAGCTCATCGGCCAGAATGGCATGAGTGACGTCCATTGTTTACGGCACCcacattttccatctttccaACAAGGAAGCACTGATTGCTTTCTGTTAACTACTAAGGAAGACTTGGGAGACATTTGTTCCTTCAGGGTCTGGCACAATAACAAGGGCCCATCTCCAAGCTGGTTCTTAAGCAGAGCCAAAGTTGAGAATACGTCCACCGGGAAGACCTGGTTCTTTATGTGCAGGAAATGGCTTTCTCTTGACAAGGGCGATCACTCACTAGAAAGGACATTTTCCGTCACAAACCCCAAGATACCTCTGCCCAGAATCGACTATTTTTTGATTAATCTTGCCAACAGCCTGACAGAGGGCCATCTGTGGCTCTCGATTTTTGCTCACGTTCTCACTGGCACTTTCAGCAGGCTCCAAAGGTTGTCTTCGTGTTTAgcaatattattattaaacttGCTTGTTAACATTATGTTCTTTAATGCTGACAAGAATGAAGAATCTCCAATACACTTGAGGTATTTGAGATCAATAACAGTAGGAATTGAATGTGCTTTGGTTACCATACCTGTCGAAATGATTATAATTGCCTTATTTAAGTATTCCCAGAAGGAACCTTCTCCTCATGGTGTGGCTCAGATGGACCCAAAGTTAGGTTCCCCCCTCCTGTCTGGAAATCTTAAGAAATGGAAGGAACGTTTGCAAAAATTGTACCTTTCAGAAACTTCAGCACAATCGAGGAATATTAGTCCCTTGGAGAACCTTCCTGGTCCCAGCGACTCACAGAGCCCGCCATGTTCCAGAAAGACAAGAAGCAAGGGAGCTCCCCAAAACTGGAGTAATTGCACAGTTTCTGAAAGAGATGCAAATGTAATTGGAACAGAGGAGCAGACGATAACCGCAAATTCCTCTCCAGTGGCTAAGGCCTGCCCAAGAAGGCCACCATCAAATTCCACTTTTAGTAATAATTACGCAGGAGAAGAGGGcaactttcagaaagaaagcaaaccaCTAAGCATTACCTCCACGCCCTTTCGCAAGAGACCACGCATagttttttggtggtggtgcgTCTATCTCTCATGGGCACTAGTTATAGCTGTCACTGGGCTATCATCATTTTTCATTGTGTTATATGGTTTGTCTTATGGCTATCAGACTTCACTAGAGTGGCTTTTAGCATCTGCAATCTCCTTTATAGAGAATGTGTTTCTCATTTCAAttctaaaaatcagttttttctCAGCTATGAGTACAATTCGTCcaaaatactgtgaaaacatCACATGGTTAACTCAGGAAAAGTATTCTGAGATTAAGTTGGTGAAAGAAATGATGAGTGCTGATGAGATGAGAGAGATGCACTTGAAACTTGCTAAAGTCAGAGGCACCAAGCAGTATAAGCCTTTAGAAGCTGATGAAAttgcaaacttgctgaaaagggcaaaaattaaagtcaaggcatttattttcacaaaaggTTTCATCAGTCACCTCGTCTTTTTAACACTGCTGTTAAATTTTGGCTATTCCACTGAGAAAGTCAACAGTTTCCACTACAACCGATTCATCCATAACCAATTCTCTCCACGACTCTCCAGTGTAGACAAGCTCGAACATATCTACGTGTGGGTGAAAGACTTGTTCCTGCCTTTGATCCACAATGACATTCAGCCAACCTTTCTTCCCGAGAGCTGGTCCAAAATCATTGGTTTGCCTAGGATGAGGCAAGTGCGGGCTAAAGGTactgagaaaaaatgtttccatccTCACAGCTTTGTAAATAACTTTGTGATCAGTAAAAGCCACTGTCTTCACAAATATGGCAGTGACATCCCAGAGAAAGGTGACTACGCTGGCACTTGGACAAAGGTTGCCAACCAGTCTGTTTCCAAGGATGCCAGCAGTTACGGTGGGTTCACTTACCAGCGAAACAGGACTCCGTGGATGTATTATTCATATGGAGATTTGCACACATATGGACCAGCAGGATACACGTTTTACTTTTTCCCTGGGGAAGGAAGATCTAATTCAACGACAAGGCTGGATGCTCTACAACAGAGCAACTGGCTCGATGAAAAGACGTGGGCTGTGATCATTGAACTAACTACATTTAACACAGATACAGATCTCTTTTGCACCATCTCAGTCGTATTTGAAATGTCTGATTTTGGGATCATAAAACCAAGTTTGTCAGTACACTCTTTTGCACTCCCCATTTTTCATCAGCAAACTAAAGCtcaaatgtttgtgtttgtaATTGTTCTTGCCTTTCTGTTCATTTACATTGCAGATGAGCTTCACATCATaggccaagaaaaaaaagattatattaaaaacatttccaatgTAATCAACTTTGGCTTGAAATCAGcattcctcctttttgtttttttaaaggtcataAAGTTTAAGGTGGGAGCAGATATAGTGAAGTTCTACTTACTTCACCCAAAcgatttcatttattttcatgcagtttCTCATTTAGATCAGATTTTAAGGATTACTATGGGCTTTTTAGCATTTCTTGTAGTTTTGAAAACTCTAAAATATTCTCAATTCTTTTATGACGTGCGCCTGGCACAAAGATCGATCTTGGCAGCCCTTCCTGGAATCTCCTCAATGGCCCTCGTGGTGGTGCTGTACTTCTTTGTATTTATGGCTTTTGGCTACCTTGTATTTGGGCAGCATGAATGGAATTACAATAACATGATTCACTCAGCTCAGACCATATTCTCTTACTGTGTCTCAGCTTTCAGAGATACTGCATTTTCATCCAACAGGTTGCTGGGTGGTCTTTTCCTAGCCTCTTTCATGTTGGTGATGATCTGTGTCTTGATCAATCTCTTCCAAGCTGTTATTATGTCTGCCTATGGAGAAATGAAACAACCCGTATATGAAGAACCATCTGATGAAGCACAAGCGGTTACTTTTGTATTGCAAAGGCTCAGAAGGATATTCTATCTTCTGATCTGTAAAACATCCAAAACCAGTGAGCCTGATCTTTTTCACAGTGTACTCTACGGGCAGCCTGAGAGAAAACATCAGCGACATTTAGGgctcaagaacagaaaaataaatgggaaaaaaatggtttatctTGTCATATGA